One window of Flavobacteriales bacterium genomic DNA carries:
- a CDS encoding sodium-translocating pyrophosphatase: MGIELMYYIPVMGLIGLAVMIGKALWVSKQDAGDANMQELAGYIARGASAFLKAEWKVLGVFAAIAAVLLAWSGTLHENSDWVIAIAFLIGAFFSAFAGWIGMSIATKANVRTTQAARTSLKKALQVSFNGGAVMGLGVAGLAVVGLSTLFIVFLGMYVTDGDANGQQMMKCLEVLAGFSLGAESIALFARVGGGIYTKAADVGADLVGKVEAGIPEDDARNPATIADNVGDNVGDVAGMGADLFGSYVATMLATMVLGREVVSADNFGGMAPILLPMVIAGLGVLYSIVGTLFVKINKDSDSVMKALNLGNWGSMVLVAISSYFLVHWMLPDTMQFVRNGVSVELTSMNVFYAIILGLVVGTLMSMVTEYYTSMGRRPVDSIVQKSGTGHGTNVIGGLAMGMESTVLPILILASGIWGSFELAGMYGVAIAAAGMMATTAMQLAIDAFGPIADNAGGIAEMSGLPKEVRERTDNLDAVGNTTAATGKGFAIASAALTALALFAAYVGMSGITGIDIYKADVLAMLFVGGMIPFFFSSLAISAVGKAAMDMVKEVRRQFREIPGIMEGTAKPEYEKCVAISTKASIREMIAPGALALLSPILVGFLAGPEALGGLLAGITVSGVLMGMFQNNAGGAWDNAKKSFEKGVMIDGVEFKKGSEPHKAAVTGDTVGDPFKDTSGPSMNILIKLTSIVALIIAPHINEGGHDAAPMHQDHEGHDHSALPAEQAPITAATLSLNDRF; encoded by the coding sequence ATGGGAATTGAATTGATGTACTACATCCCGGTGATGGGCCTGATCGGCCTGGCGGTGATGATCGGCAAGGCGCTGTGGGTAAGCAAACAGGACGCCGGTGACGCGAACATGCAGGAACTGGCGGGCTACATCGCCCGCGGTGCAAGCGCCTTCCTGAAAGCCGAGTGGAAGGTGTTGGGCGTCTTCGCGGCCATTGCGGCCGTGTTGTTGGCCTGGAGCGGTACGCTCCATGAGAACAGCGACTGGGTGATCGCGATCGCCTTTTTGATCGGTGCCTTCTTCAGTGCTTTTGCGGGGTGGATCGGCATGAGCATCGCCACCAAGGCCAACGTGCGTACCACGCAAGCCGCTCGCACCAGCCTCAAGAAAGCGTTGCAAGTCTCCTTCAACGGAGGTGCCGTAATGGGTCTCGGTGTCGCGGGCCTCGCCGTGGTCGGTTTGAGCACGCTCTTTATCGTGTTCCTCGGTATGTACGTGACCGATGGCGATGCGAACGGCCAACAGATGATGAAGTGCCTGGAGGTGCTGGCGGGCTTCAGCCTCGGTGCCGAGAGCATCGCGCTCTTCGCCCGCGTGGGCGGTGGCATCTATACCAAAGCGGCCGACGTAGGCGCTGACCTCGTGGGCAAGGTGGAAGCCGGTATCCCTGAGGACGATGCGCGTAACCCGGCGACCATCGCCGATAACGTGGGTGATAACGTAGGTGACGTGGCCGGCATGGGTGCCGACCTCTTCGGTAGCTACGTGGCTACGATGCTCGCCACCATGGTGCTCGGCCGCGAAGTGGTGAGCGCCGACAACTTTGGCGGTATGGCCCCGATCCTGCTGCCCATGGTGATCGCCGGTCTTGGCGTCCTCTACAGCATCGTTGGCACCTTGTTCGTGAAGATCAACAAGGACAGCGACAGCGTGATGAAGGCCTTGAACCTGGGCAACTGGGGCTCCATGGTCCTCGTGGCCATTTCCAGCTACTTCCTCGTGCACTGGATGCTTCCGGACACCATGCAGTTCGTGCGGAACGGAGTCTCTGTTGAGCTAACGAGCATGAACGTGTTCTATGCCATCATCCTCGGCTTGGTCGTGGGAACGCTGATGAGCATGGTCACCGAATACTACACCAGCATGGGCCGTCGTCCGGTGGACAGCATTGTGCAGAAAAGCGGGACTGGCCATGGTACGAACGTGATCGGTGGTCTGGCCATGGGCATGGAAAGCACCGTGCTCCCCATCCTGATCCTCGCTTCAGGGATCTGGGGTTCCTTCGAGTTGGCAGGTATGTACGGCGTTGCGATCGCAGCGGCGGGCATGATGGCCACCACCGCCATGCAGCTCGCGATCGACGCCTTCGGTCCGATCGCCGATAACGCGGGCGGCATCGCTGAAATGAGCGGATTGCCCAAGGAAGTGCGCGAGCGCACGGATAACCTCGACGCCGTGGGCAACACCACCGCTGCGACCGGAAAGGGCTTCGCCATCGCTTCCGCAGCCTTGACCGCGCTGGCGCTCTTCGCCGCGTACGTCGGCATGTCCGGCATCACGGGCATCGACATCTACAAGGCCGATGTGCTGGCGATGTTGTTCGTCGGTGGCATGATCCCCTTCTTCTTCAGCAGCCTCGCGATCAGCGCGGTGGGCAAGGCCGCCATGGACATGGTGAAGGAGGTGCGTCGCCAGTTCCGCGAGATCCCCGGTATCATGGAGGGCACCGCCAAGCCGGAGTATGAGAAGTGCGTGGCCATCAGCACCAAGGCGTCGATCCGCGAGATGATCGCTCCGGGCGCCTTGGCATTGCTTTCACCGATCCTCGTCGGCTTCCTCGCCGGACCTGAGGCGTTGGGCGGATTGCTCGCCGGGATCACGGTGAGCGGTGTGCTCATGGGCATGTTCCAGAACAACGCCGGTGGTGCTTGGGACAACGCCAAGAAGAGCTTCGAGAAAGGCGTGATGATCGATGGTGTGGAGTTCAAGAAGGGCAGCGAGCCGCACAAGGCCGCTGTGACCGGTGATACCGTTGGTGATCCGTTCAAGGACACTTCAGGTCCATCCATGAACATCCTCATCAAGTTGACCTCCATCGTGGCCCTGATCATCGCTCCGCACATCAACGAGGGTGGGCATGATGCCGCCCCGATGCACCAGGACCACGAAGGGCACGATCACAGTGCGTTACCGGCCGAGCAAGCCCCGATCACCGCTGCGACGCTTTCACTCAACGATCGGTTCTGA
- a CDS encoding pyruvate dehydrogenase complex E1 component subunit beta has translation MRTVQFREALNEAMSEEMRRDPNVFLMGEEVAEYNGAYKVSKGMLEEFGAKRVIDTPIAELGFTGIAVGAAMNGLRPIVEYMTWNFAVLASDQIINSAAKMLQMSGGQFHMPITFRGGNGSAGQLAATHSQSYESFYANIPGLKVITPSNPYDAKGLLKAAIRDDDPVLFMESERMYGDKGEIPDGEYLLPIGVADVKRPGTDATIVSFGKMMKVALEAAEELAKDGISCEVIDLRTIRPLDLATIITSVKKTNRLVVVDENFPYGSIASEIAFRVQRHAFDHLDAPVVRVNQADTPLPFAPNLIDESLPSVKRVVEAVKSVSYAKA, from the coding sequence ATGCGTACCGTACAATTTCGAGAGGCCCTGAACGAGGCGATGAGCGAGGAGATGCGCCGTGACCCGAACGTATTCCTCATGGGCGAGGAGGTGGCGGAATACAACGGTGCCTACAAGGTGAGCAAGGGCATGCTGGAGGAGTTCGGCGCCAAGCGGGTGATCGACACGCCCATCGCGGAACTCGGCTTCACCGGCATCGCGGTGGGGGCGGCCATGAACGGGCTACGGCCGATCGTGGAGTACATGACCTGGAATTTCGCGGTGCTGGCCAGCGACCAGATCATCAACTCGGCGGCCAAGATGCTGCAGATGAGCGGCGGGCAGTTCCACATGCCCATCACCTTCCGTGGTGGCAACGGCAGCGCGGGCCAGTTGGCGGCCACCCACAGCCAGAGCTACGAGAGCTTCTACGCCAACATCCCCGGCCTTAAGGTGATCACGCCGAGCAACCCGTACGATGCCAAAGGCCTGCTGAAGGCCGCGATCCGCGATGACGACCCCGTGCTTTTCATGGAAAGCGAGCGCATGTACGGCGACAAGGGCGAGATCCCCGACGGTGAATACCTGCTGCCCATCGGTGTGGCGGACGTCAAGCGCCCCGGTACGGACGCTACCATCGTGAGCTTCGGCAAGATGATGAAGGTTGCCTTGGAAGCTGCGGAGGAGCTGGCCAAGGACGGCATCTCATGCGAGGTGATCGACCTGCGCACCATCCGTCCGTTGGACCTGGCCACGATCATCACATCGGTGAAGAAGACCAACCGCTTAGTGGTGGTCGATGAGAACTTCCCTTATGGCAGCATCGCCAGTGAGATCGCCTTCCGTGTGCAGCGCCATGCGTTCGACCATTTGGACGCCCCGGTTGTGCGGGTGAACCAGGCCGATACGCCGCTGCCCTTCGCCCCGAACCTCATCGATGAGTCCTTGCCCAGTGTGAAACGGGTGGTGGAGGCGGTGAAGAGCGTTTCGTACGCGAAGGCGTAA